A portion of the Chromobacterium sp. IIBBL 290-4 genome contains these proteins:
- a CDS encoding GNAT family N-acetyltransferase, which produces MNGISIRHAEAEDAEAIHAMMSDVRTFGDMLGLPYPSLHARRQKMAKRDASRIDLLAISPTGELAGLVMLLPYGKPRLPGAAELGVGVSAKWQSQGIGKLLMKEALAMADNWLGLRRLELTVFADNHRAQVLYRQFGFEEEARLRAYALRDGEYRDVLAMARLRPEGGAA; this is translated from the coding sequence ATGAACGGCATCTCCATACGCCATGCCGAAGCGGAAGATGCCGAGGCCATCCATGCAATGATGAGCGATGTCCGCACCTTCGGCGACATGCTGGGTTTGCCTTACCCCTCTTTGCATGCCCGGCGGCAAAAGATGGCTAAGCGCGATGCCTCGCGCATCGACTTGCTGGCGATCTCGCCGACAGGCGAGCTGGCGGGCTTGGTGATGCTGTTGCCGTATGGCAAGCCCAGACTGCCGGGCGCGGCGGAGCTGGGAGTCGGCGTGTCCGCCAAGTGGCAGAGCCAAGGCATAGGCAAGCTGTTGATGAAAGAGGCGCTGGCCATGGCCGATAACTGGCTGGGCTTGCGCCGGCTTGAGCTGACCGTGTTCGCCGATAACCATCGCGCGCAGGTTTTATACCGCCAATTCGGTTTCGAGGAAGAAGCCAGGCTGCGCGCCTACGCCCTGCGCGACGGCGAGTATCGCGATGTGTTGGCGATGGCGCGGCTGCGGCCGGAAGGGGGCGCGGCATGA
- a CDS encoding GNAT family N-acetyltransferase, whose protein sequence is MKDFRIRNVEASDAAALRELMADEGVVRNTLQLPNPSLRHWQKNIQHLLAEGCHQLACVDAAGRLLGHGGLSRFPEAGKRHCLALGMAVGKEHRGQGVGSALMVALMDLADNWLGARRIELTVYPDNAAGIALYRKFGFELEGRLRAVALRDGEYQDVLAMARLKEGWA, encoded by the coding sequence ATGAAAGACTTCCGAATCCGCAATGTGGAGGCCAGCGATGCGGCCGCTTTGCGCGAGCTGATGGCTGATGAGGGAGTGGTGCGCAATACCCTGCAATTGCCGAATCCCTCGCTGCGCCATTGGCAGAAAAACATACAGCATTTGCTGGCCGAAGGCTGTCATCAACTGGCGTGTGTGGATGCGGCAGGCCGCTTGTTAGGCCATGGCGGCTTGAGCCGCTTTCCCGAAGCGGGCAAGCGGCATTGCCTCGCCCTGGGCATGGCGGTGGGCAAAGAGCATCGCGGCCAAGGGGTGGGCAGCGCGCTGATGGTGGCCTTGATGGACCTGGCGGACAACTGGCTGGGCGCGCGGCGCATCGAACTGACGGTCTACCCCGACAATGCGGCAGGCATCGCCTTGTATCGCAAGTTCGGATTTGAGCTGGAAGGCCGGCTGCGCGCCGTGGCGCTGCGCGACGGCGAGTACCAGGATGTGTTGGCGATGGCGCGGCTGAAGGAGGGCTGGGCATGA
- a CDS encoding GNAT family N-acetyltransferase — MNDYLIRHAEPGDAAALRELMADPLSYGNTLQLPYPSLRHWEKEAQRQPSDDSCQLVCETRAGELLGSAGLWRFEGARKRHGAALAITVQRGYRGQGVGTALMAALLDTADNWMGLLRIELWVYPDNAAAIALYRKFGFEMEGRLRGYALRDGAYHDALAMARLKEGLA; from the coding sequence ATGAACGATTATCTGATCCGGCATGCCGAGCCCGGCGATGCGGCCGCCTTGCGCGAGCTGATGGCCGACCCGCTCAGCTACGGCAATACCTTGCAGCTGCCCTATCCATCGTTGCGGCATTGGGAGAAAGAGGCGCAGCGCCAGCCTAGCGACGATAGCTGTCAATTGGTGTGCGAAACCCGCGCAGGCGAGCTGTTGGGCAGCGCCGGTTTATGGCGTTTCGAGGGGGCGCGCAAGCGGCATGGCGCGGCCCTGGCCATCACGGTGCAGCGCGGATATCGGGGCCAGGGCGTCGGCACCGCCTTGATGGCGGCGCTGCTGGATACGGCCGATAACTGGATGGGTCTGCTGCGGATCGAGCTGTGGGTGTATCCGGACAATGCCGCCGCCATCGCGCTGTATCGCAAGTTTGGTTTTGAGATGGAGGGCCGGCTCCGCGGCTATGCCTTGCGCGACGGCGCTTATCACGACGCTTTGGCGATGGCGCGGCTGAAGGA